The region AAGATGAAGCGTTCGAAGACCGACAAGTGGTCCTGGAGTGTCACCGGCCGATCAGAGCTGATTTCGAAGCTCAACGATGCCTTCCCCGATACCGAAGCTGTCGATGAGTTCCTCCAGACCGGCACGACCAAGGGCACTGCTGTGACCACCAACGTGGTCATTAAACTCGACGAGTTGGACAAGATCGTTGACGGCGACGGCGACGATGTCGTGCTGCAGATGACTAACGGTGCCAAGCTAACTGGTGCGCAGCTGGTGCAGCAGATGTTTACCGATCACGGCTACGCCACCCTCATCCACCCTGTGGAGGGACCGGTGAACCTCTACCGCACGGAGCGGCAGGCCAGCTGGAAGCAAAGAATGATGGCAGCGGCCGAAAATCCGGTCTGTCCGTGGAAAGACTGCCTGAAAGGCGCTGATGAGTGTCAGGTTCACCACATAGTGGCCTGGAAATACGGCGGCGAAACCAATCAAAGCAACTTAACAACTGCCTGTAAATTCCATAACGGAAGAAACGACGATGACGGGGTTCCCAGATATGGGCGCCTGCTCAGAATCAGAGGCGAAGTCCAATGGGTCCCGCCGTCCTTTTATTGACGCGAATCACCAACGTGAAACGACACCGCGGAATAGCTATTCCGCAGCTAAAACGGCGAAAAGCCGCCATCCCCAAAATGGATGGCGGCTAGGGGAGGTTTTACTCCTCGTCGTCGTTGTCCTCGGAGGACTCGCCCTCTTCGTCCTCGGAGTCGGCGCCAGCCTCGGCGCCGCCTTCCTCGACGGACTCTGCAGCAGCCTCGA is a window of Corynebacterium camporealensis DNA encoding:
- a CDS encoding HNH endonuclease signature motif containing protein, producing MKAVKAYAASLATPMDILSEVAMLTRAHLQLEGLPQKEITALMSLAEVYFGQTPYTRLQATARNTPHSLLVLKDIENKARRIKDPVQRYKFRIACAEVHEEDINALAKEFLPPPPEPKEGTKMKRSKTDKWSWSVTGRSELISKLNDAFPDTEAVDEFLQTGTTKGTAVTTNVVIKLDELDKIVDGDGDDVVLQMTNGAKLTGAQLVQQMFTDHGYATLIHPVEGPVNLYRTERQASWKQRMMAAAENPVCPWKDCLKGADECQVHHIVAWKYGGETNQSNLTTACKFHNGRNDDDGVPRYGRLLRIRGEVQWVPPSFY